A DNA window from Ficedula albicollis isolate OC2 chromosome 28, FicAlb1.5, whole genome shotgun sequence contains the following coding sequences:
- the CERS4 gene encoding ceramide synthase 4 isoform X2: MARSLYEWLWQHEFWLPPGITWEDMQESEDTHYPQPRHLLLSIPFALILVVIRRAFERAIALPLSTKLGVRDKQRPKAQPNPLLETFYSTRRKNPEEGELLSLAKQCDLPVRKVEKWFRRRRNMDRPSLSKKFSEACWRFTFYIISFFTGIAVLYDKPWLWDHRECWTGYPQQPLQPSLFWYYMLELSFYWSLVFTLPFDVKRKDFKEQIVHHAATIFLISFSYCANYIRIGTLVLVIHDASDCFLEPTKIFNYMKWKKTCDSLFMIFSAVFLISRLVIYPYTVLYNTYYYSMEIFQPFFGYYFVNVLLIILQLLHIFWSCLIIHMVYKFILQGTMEKDMRSDTEESDKDEEREKTREKEKNGITYFSNVTSNGYIQRNGSEPLDSRAHLANGYAKER; this comes from the exons aTGGCTCGCTCTCTGTACGAGTGGCTGTGGCAGCACGAGTTCTGGCTGCCCCCAGGAATCACCTGGGAGGACATGCAAGAGTCTGAAGACACTCATTACCCTCAGCCTCGTCATctcctgctcagcatccctttTGCCTTGATCCTGGTAGTCATTCGACGTGCCTTCGAAAG agcCATAGCCCTGCCCCTCAGTACCAAACTGGGTGTGAGAGACAAGCAGAGACCAAAAGCTCAGCCCAACCCCCTGCTGGAAACATTCTACAGTACACGCCGCAAGAACCCTGAGGAG GGTGAGCTGCTCAGTTTAGCCAAGCAATGTGACCTGCCAGTGAGGAAGGTGGAGAAATGGTTCCGGCGCCGGAGGAACATGGACCGGCCCAGCCTGTCAAAGAAGTTCAGCGAGGCCTG cTGGAGATTTACATTTTACAtcatttctttcttcactgGAATCGCTGTCCTGTACGAT AAGCCTTGGCTTTGGGACCATAGAGAGTGCTGGACAGGATATCCACAACAG cctctccagccctccctgTTCTGGTATTACATGCTGGAGCTCTCCTTCTACTGGTCACTGGTCTTCACTTTGCCCTTTGACGTGAAGAGGAAG GATTTCAAGGAGCAGATAGTCCATCATGCTGCGACCATCTTCCTGATCAGTTTTTCATACTGTGCCAACTACATCCGCATCGGGACACTGGTGCTGGTGATTCATGATGCTTCTGATTGCTTCCTAGAG CCAACTAAGATATTCAATTAcatgaagtggaaaaaaacttgTGACAGCCTCTTTATGATCTTCTCAGCTGTTTTCCTGATCAGCCGCCTGGTCATTTACCCCTACAC AGTGCTTTATAACACCTACTATTACTCTATGGAGATATTCCAACCATTCTTTGGATACTACTTTGTGAATGTTCTCCTGAtaattctgcagctgctccataTCTTCTGGTCCTGCCTAATTATTCACATGGTCTACAAGTTCATCCTCCAGGGCACG ATGGAAAAGGACATGAGAAGTGACACAGAAGAAAGTGACAAGgatgaagaaagagagaaaactagagaaaaggagaaaaatgggattaCGTATTTCAGCAATGTCACAAGCAATGGTTACATCCAGAGGAATGGGTCTGAGCCCCTGGACAGCAGAGCCCACCTTGCCAATGGCTATGCCAAGGAGAGATag